A region from the Stutzerimonas stutzeri genome encodes:
- a CDS encoding glycerate kinase type-2 family protein, producing the protein MSLDPQAFLRDLFCAAIDAAHPRQVLADHLPADRSGRAIVIGAGKAAAAMAEAIEAAWEGELSGLVVTRYGHGADCRKIEVVEAAHPVPDDAGERVARRVLEMVSNLEESDRVIFLLSGGGSSLLALPAEGISLADKQAINKALLRSGAHIGEMNCVRKHLSAIKGGRLAKACWPASVYTYAISDVPGDEATVIASGPTVADPTTSAEALAILARYDIEIPENVRAWLEDPRSETVKPNDPCLSRSHFQLIAKPQQSLDAAAEKARAAGITPLILGDLEGESREVAKVHGGIARQVVLHGQPITPPCVILSGGETTVTVRGNGRGGRNAEFLLSLTENLQGLPNVYALAGDTDGIDGSEDNAGALMTPDSYARAEALGLSAADELANNNGYGYFQALDALLMTGPTRTNVNDFRAILILPPSR; encoded by the coding sequence ATGAGCCTCGACCCGCAAGCCTTTCTACGCGACCTGTTCTGCGCCGCCATCGACGCCGCCCATCCGCGCCAGGTACTGGCCGACCATCTGCCCGCCGACCGTAGCGGCCGCGCCATCGTCATCGGCGCCGGCAAGGCGGCCGCGGCCATGGCCGAAGCCATCGAAGCGGCCTGGGAGGGCGAGCTTTCCGGCCTGGTGGTGACGCGCTACGGTCATGGCGCCGATTGCCGCAAGATCGAGGTGGTCGAAGCCGCGCACCCCGTCCCTGACGACGCAGGCGAGCGAGTTGCCCGCCGAGTGCTGGAGATGGTCAGCAACCTTGAGGAAAGCGACCGGGTGATCTTCCTGCTCTCCGGCGGCGGCTCGTCCTTGCTGGCGCTGCCGGCCGAAGGCATCAGCCTTGCCGACAAACAGGCGATCAACAAGGCGCTGCTGCGCTCCGGTGCCCACATCGGCGAGATGAACTGCGTGCGCAAGCACCTCTCGGCGATCAAGGGCGGTCGCCTGGCCAAGGCCTGCTGGCCGGCCAGCGTCTACACCTACGCGATTTCCGATGTGCCCGGCGATGAAGCCACAGTGATCGCCTCTGGCCCGACCGTGGCCGACCCGACCACCTCGGCCGAGGCGCTGGCGATTCTGGCGCGCTACGACATCGAGATCCCTGAGAACGTCCGCGCCTGGCTGGAAGATCCCCGCTCGGAAACCGTCAAGCCGAACGATCCCTGCCTGTCCCGCAGCCATTTCCAACTGATCGCCAAACCGCAGCAGTCCCTCGATGCCGCAGCCGAGAAAGCGCGAGCCGCCGGCATTACGCCGCTGATTCTCGGTGATCTGGAAGGCGAGTCGCGGGAAGTGGCCAAGGTGCACGGCGGCATCGCACGTCAGGTGGTCCTGCACGGCCAGCCGATCACCCCGCCCTGCGTGATCCTCTCCGGCGGTGAAACCACGGTGACGGTGCGCGGCAACGGCCGTGGCGGCCGCAATGCCGAGTTCCTCCTGAGCCTCACGGAGAACCTGCAAGGCCTGCCCAACGTCTATGCGCTGGCCGGCGACACCGACGGCATCGACGGTTCGGAAGACAATGCCGGCGCCCTGATGACGCCAGACAGTTATGCACGCGCCGAAGCCCTCGGGCTCAGCGCGGCGGACGAGCTGGCCAACAACAATGGCTACGGCTATTTCCAGGCGCTCGACGCCCTGCTGATGACCGGCCCGACGCGCACCAACGTCAACGACTTCCGCGCGATCCTGATTCTGCCGCCGTCCCGCTAG
- a CDS encoding DUF2188 domain-containing protein has protein sequence MDNYHITHDGDRWVLREEGDKRALLEASTKEDIINETRDYMKLRTASVKIHTLDGQIEEERTYPRDQDPRATKG, from the coding sequence ATGGACAACTACCACATCACCCACGACGGCGATCGCTGGGTATTGCGCGAGGAAGGAGACAAGCGGGCACTGCTCGAAGCTTCTACCAAAGAGGACATCATCAACGAGACCCGCGACTACATGAAGCTGCGCACCGCCTCGGTGAAGATCCACACGCTCGATGGCCAGATCGAGGAAGAGCGCACCTACCCGCGGGACCAGGATCCACGCGCGACCAAGGGCTGA
- a CDS encoding urea transporter encodes MRHPHLRYSAQAALNGVSQIFLQANPICGLLIVATIALYAPALLVGALLGLLSGTVTAWRLGYARQDIEAGLYGYNATLLGLLITLVLGTGASALLLVVLSGALSSLLQRHLLRLMREYGGPAVFTLAFVLLGWLALALAGVLDTVADARLPDPAVDGWGALGAMASGMGQVMFLGAPEAGLGLLTAILVADRRAGLWALCGSGVGVYCSLLMGLSTPQALAGLNGYNPALAALALSQVHRSALAPALGIALAIACRLAFDRLGLAPLTMPFILACWAVALGTRLAQCRFGVRHA; translated from the coding sequence ATGCGACATCCCCACCTGCGGTATTCAGCACAGGCTGCGCTCAACGGAGTCAGCCAGATCTTTCTGCAGGCGAACCCGATCTGCGGGTTGCTGATCGTGGCGACCATCGCCCTGTATGCTCCTGCACTGCTGGTTGGCGCCCTCCTCGGCCTGCTCAGCGGCACCGTCACCGCGTGGCGACTGGGCTATGCGCGCCAGGATATCGAGGCCGGACTTTACGGTTACAACGCAACGCTGCTGGGCTTGCTGATCACGCTCGTGCTGGGCACCGGGGCATCGGCGCTGCTGCTGGTGGTGCTGAGCGGCGCGCTGTCGAGCCTGTTGCAACGACACCTGTTGCGGCTGATGCGTGAGTATGGCGGCCCTGCGGTATTTACCCTGGCCTTCGTACTGCTTGGCTGGCTGGCGCTGGCCCTGGCCGGGGTGCTCGACACGGTTGCGGATGCTCGGCTACCCGACCCGGCGGTAGACGGCTGGGGAGCACTCGGCGCAATGGCCAGCGGCATGGGCCAGGTCATGTTTCTCGGAGCGCCGGAGGCGGGGCTGGGCCTGCTGACGGCGATACTGGTGGCCGACCGACGCGCCGGGTTGTGGGCGCTCTGCGGTTCAGGCGTGGGCGTCTATTGTTCGCTGCTGATGGGGCTCAGCACGCCACAGGCCTTGGCCGGCCTCAATGGTTACAACCCGGCTTTAGCGGCATTGGCGCTGAGCCAGGTACACCGCTCGGCGCTGGCGCCCGCGCTGGGAATCGCACTGGCGATCGCCTGCCGGTTGGCCTTCGATCGGCTGGGTCTTGCACCATTGACCATGCCGTTCATCCTGGCCTGCTGGGCCGTGGCACTGGGCACGCGTCTGGCCCAGTGCCGCTTCGGCGTGCGGCACGCCTGA
- the hmpA gene encoding NO-inducible flavohemoprotein, with product MLCAEQRALIKATVPLLETGGEALTQHFYRLMLAEHPEVRPLFNQAHQASGDQPRALANGVLMYAKHIDRLDQLGGLVSQIVNKHVALQVLPEHYPIVGDCLLRAIREVLGDEIATDEVIAAWAAAYGQLADILIGTEEQLYSATAEAPGGWRGARPFRIARKVIESAEITSFYLEPEDGGEVVAHKPGQYIGLRLRIDGEEIRRNYSLSSASNGRGYRISVKREPGGVASSALHRMDVGERLELFAPAGEFTLQPGDKPLVLISGGVGITPTLAMLEDALKTERPIHFIHCARNADAHAFRQMVDTLAERHGQLKRFYCYDEHRGDEPQPDAVGLITEERLDAWLPADRDLDAYFLGPKPFMAAIRRQLRALGVPEQQARYEFFGPASALE from the coding sequence ATGCTTTGTGCCGAACAACGTGCCCTGATCAAAGCCACCGTACCGCTGCTGGAAACCGGTGGTGAAGCCCTCACCCAACACTTCTATCGGTTGATGCTGGCCGAGCATCCCGAGGTACGCCCGCTCTTCAACCAGGCTCACCAGGCCAGCGGCGACCAGCCCCGTGCCCTGGCCAACGGCGTGTTGATGTATGCCAAGCACATCGACCGCCTCGACCAACTGGGCGGGCTGGTCTCCCAGATCGTCAACAAGCATGTGGCACTGCAGGTGTTGCCCGAGCACTACCCCATCGTCGGTGACTGCTTGCTGCGCGCCATCCGCGAGGTGCTCGGTGACGAAATTGCCACCGACGAGGTGATCGCAGCCTGGGCCGCCGCCTATGGCCAGCTCGCCGACATTCTCATCGGCACCGAGGAGCAGCTGTACAGCGCCACGGCAGAAGCGCCGGGCGGCTGGCGCGGCGCACGGCCGTTCCGAATCGCACGCAAGGTCATCGAGAGCGCAGAGATCACCTCGTTCTATCTGGAACCGGAAGACGGCGGTGAGGTGGTCGCGCACAAGCCGGGCCAGTACATCGGCCTGCGCCTGCGCATCGACGGCGAGGAGATTCGCCGCAACTATTCGCTGTCCTCGGCCAGCAACGGTCGTGGCTACCGGATCAGCGTCAAGCGCGAGCCAGGCGGTGTCGCCTCCAGCGCACTGCACCGCATGGACGTGGGCGAGCGCCTCGAACTGTTCGCCCCAGCCGGCGAATTCACGCTGCAACCCGGCGACAAGCCGCTGGTGCTGATCAGCGGCGGCGTCGGCATCACGCCGACGTTGGCGATGCTCGAAGACGCGCTGAAAACCGAGCGGCCGATTCATTTCATCCACTGCGCACGCAACGCCGACGCCCATGCGTTCCGCCAGATGGTCGATACGCTGGCCGAGCGACATGGCCAGCTCAAGCGCTTCTACTGCTATGACGAACACCGCGGGGACGAGCCGCAACCGGACGCCGTCGGCCTGATCACAGAGGAGCGGCTGGATGCATGGCTGCCGGCAGACCGCGACCTGGATGCCTACTTCCTCGGCCCCAAGCCGTTCATGGCGGCGATTCGCCGGCAGTTGCGCGCCCTCGGCGTGCCGGAGCAGCAGGCCCGCTACGAATTCTTCGGCCCGGCTTCGGCGCTGGAGTGA
- a CDS encoding general stress protein: protein MANKNPGNFANDREKASEAGKKGGHNSGGNFANDREKASEAGRKGGQNSHGGGRNSNS, encoded by the coding sequence ATGGCAAACAAGAATCCGGGCAACTTTGCCAACGATCGCGAAAAGGCGTCCGAGGCTGGTAAGAAGGGTGGCCACAACAGCGGCGGCAACTTCGCCAACGACCGCGAGAAGGCTTCCGAAGCTGGCCGCAAAGGCGGACAGAACAGTCACGGCGGTGGACGTAACAGCAACAGCTGA
- the pyk gene encoding pyruvate kinase: protein MTPDKKVKILATLGPATRSIDDVRELVENGVNLFRLNFSHGEHADHAERFGWIREVERQLNQPIGILMDLQGPKLRVGRFAEGKVQLTRGQTLRLDLDPTPGDATRVNLPHPEIIDALQPGMSLLVDDGRLRLTVIAKHADAIDTRVVAGGELSDRKGVNVPEAVLELSPLTEKDRRDLAFGLELGVDWVALSFVQRPQDIHEARELIGGRAFLMAKIEKPSAVQHLREIARLSDAIMVARGDLGVEVPAENVPRIQKNIVRTCRQLGRPVVVATQMLESMRFSPAPTRAEVTDVANAVAEGADAVMLSAETASGDYPLEAVSMMSKIIRQVESGPEFQAQLDVHRPNAEATLPDAISCAIRRISSILPVAALVNYTESGRSSLRASRERPSSPILSLTPNVATARKLTVAWGVYSVIDAPMHDMEQVCLNALDLARAQGMAGTGDTVVITAGVPLGQPGTTNSLRIETLN from the coding sequence ATGACACCCGACAAGAAGGTCAAGATCCTCGCCACCCTGGGCCCTGCCACCCGCAGCATCGATGATGTACGCGAACTGGTGGAGAACGGCGTCAACCTGTTCCGCCTCAACTTCAGCCATGGCGAGCACGCCGATCATGCCGAGCGCTTTGGCTGGATTCGCGAAGTGGAGCGCCAGCTGAACCAGCCGATCGGCATCCTCATGGATCTGCAAGGGCCGAAGCTGCGTGTCGGTCGCTTTGCCGAAGGCAAGGTGCAGCTGACCCGCGGCCAGACCCTGCGCCTCGACCTCGACCCGACACCAGGCGATGCCACACGGGTCAACCTGCCGCACCCGGAGATCATCGACGCGCTTCAGCCGGGCATGAGCCTGCTGGTGGACGACGGTCGCCTGCGTCTGACGGTGATCGCCAAGCACGCCGACGCCATCGATACGCGGGTGGTGGCCGGTGGCGAGCTGTCCGATCGCAAGGGCGTCAACGTGCCCGAAGCGGTGCTCGAATTGAGCCCCCTGACCGAGAAGGACCGCCGCGACCTGGCCTTCGGGCTGGAGCTGGGTGTCGACTGGGTGGCGCTGTCGTTCGTCCAGCGCCCGCAGGACATTCACGAAGCCCGCGAGCTGATCGGCGGCCGCGCCTTCCTCATGGCCAAGATCGAAAAGCCGTCGGCCGTGCAGCATCTGCGGGAAATCGCTCGTTTGAGCGATGCAATCATGGTGGCGCGCGGAGACCTGGGCGTCGAGGTACCCGCCGAGAACGTTCCGCGCATCCAGAAAAACATCGTTCGCACCTGCCGCCAGCTGGGGCGGCCGGTGGTGGTGGCCACGCAGATGCTCGAGTCGATGCGCTTCTCCCCGGCCCCGACCCGCGCCGAGGTCACAGACGTCGCCAATGCCGTAGCCGAGGGGGCCGATGCGGTGATGCTCTCGGCGGAAACCGCGTCAGGCGACTATCCGCTGGAGGCGGTCAGCATGATGAGCAAGATCATCCGTCAGGTGGAAAGCGGTCCGGAGTTCCAGGCCCAGCTGGACGTTCATCGCCCGAATGCCGAAGCGACACTGCCCGACGCCATCAGCTGCGCCATTCGCCGTATCAGCAGCATCCTTCCGGTCGCGGCGCTGGTGAACTACACCGAATCGGGTCGATCCAGCCTGCGTGCCTCTCGTGAGCGGCCGAGCTCGCCGATTCTCAGCCTGACGCCCAACGTGGCGACGGCGCGCAAGCTGACCGTGGCCTGGGGCGTGTATTCGGTGATCGACGCGCCGATGCACGACATGGAGCAGGTCTGCCTGAACGCGCTCGACCTGGCGCGGGCCCAGGGCATGGCAGGCACCGGGGACACCGTGGTGATCACGGCCGGTGTGCCTCTGGGGCAACCCGGCACGACCAACTCGTTGCGTATCGAGACACTTAACTGA